ATAGGATTGCAGGGTGCGTTTGCTGATGCCGAGCCTGCGGCATACGGCTTCATTGTCGAGCCATTCGTCCGTTTCGGGCGGATTGCCGATGAGTTGTTCGATACGATGAATAAAGTCTGCAAATTCGGAGTGGTGTCGCTCCCACGCTTTGCGGTCGATGATAATGAGTTTCATTTCCTTGATTTTGTTTTGATTACTTTATTGTTACTCGGCAAACGAACTAATATGCAGCCCATTGCCGTACTTATTGAGTGCAAAAGTAAACCCTCGGAAGCACCGCTGCAAGAAATGAGGAAAAGCAGGGAAATAGAAGGAAGAGAAAAGAAGTTAGTCTGTCAATTTGAAAAGCTCTTAAGCTTTCACCCAAAAGCTCCTAAGCTTTCATTAAAAAGCTCTTAAGCTTTTAGCAAAAAGCTTATAAGCTTTTTGTAAATTACTTATAAGCTTTTTGTAGAAAGATTATAAACTTTAAGCGCAAAGGCTGGTAGCTTTCCCTATCAGATTTGGAGCTGTCGCTGAAAAGCTCTTATGTTCTGTATAAGAATGGTATGATTGCGGTAATGAGATGAGGTGCCGGCTCTTTCCTTTTATCACATAGCAATTATTCTCTCGACAGTTCGATAGTTCGACAAATCGATACGTAGAACTATCGATATATCGTTTTATCGATAGATTATTTTGACGATATATAGTTTTGACAACAGATAGTCATGACAATAAATTGTACAAACAACAGATAGTCCGTATTATCGTCAGTCCTATCTATTGTTGGTTGTTACGCCTTGCGTCCAAAGAGCCTGAGTATGCCGTATTCTTGTCGTGCCTATACTCTCTTACGGTAGCCCTGCCCTGCAAGGTTGGGAGAGATGAATACGACCGCACGAATACAGAAAATGGCAATACCGCCTTGAAACAGAAAAATCCTGCGGTGGAGATTCTTCTCTCCATCCGCAGGACTTGACCTTGTCAGGGCAGACAGGCTGCCGTTGTACCTTTGCACGATAAGAAACGGCATCAGGGGCTTTGCGTGTGCCTTTGCTTACAACACCTTCGGGCTTGCTTTCTCCGTCAGTCTGACTGTCGGCAGATTATTGCTCTCGATGAGCAGCACAATCGTGCCTGTGAGTTCGGTGTAAAGACGGTCGTATTGTCCGCTTGCGGCAAATGTGTCCGTCAAACCGAACTTGTCGAATGTGGCTTGAACAGCCTTGTTCGACAACAATATGGGTGCGAGCTTCTCTGGGAGCGGAGCAGGCAGTTCCCTCTCAAACTCGTTTTCCAATACAGATACAAGCGTGTCGTACTTGGAAAAGTGCAAACCTTGATACAATACCTCACTTGCTATGCTCTCTGCTTCGAGGTGCGAAAAACCTTGTGCCACTGCATCGCAGTAGGCAGTGAGAGCCATGTCTGC
The nucleotide sequence above comes from Prevotella melaninogenica ATCC 25845. Encoded proteins:
- a CDS encoding helix-turn-helix domain-containing protein: MIIDRKAWERHHSEFADFIHRIEQLIGNPPETDEWLDNEAVCRRLGISKRTLQSYRDTGKIPFSIIGHKCYYKESDIAELLNANNE
- a CDS encoding DUF1896 domain-containing protein: MKKNNKQELSYFQLKLKSYMSEHHPERLQDTEFITTRADMALTAYCDAVAQGFSHLEAESIASEVLYQGLHFSKYDTLVSVLENEFERELPAPLPEKLAPILLSNKAVQATFDKFGLTDTFAASGQYDRLYTELTGTIVLLIESNNLPTVRLTEKASPKVL